One region of Candidatus Thermokryptus mobilis genomic DNA includes:
- a CDS encoding C-GCAxxG-C-C family (seleno)protein: MKGKLTRKKFLELTTKGAIGTALAVSAVKLSKAETKQTWPYPYQQLDPEYVRKLGHQFYWTGKGCSYGAFHAIVKALAEKIGEPFSSFPTDMLIFGHGGVAGWGGTCGALIGAAAAIQLVCDKTTADKLIHELQGWYTQTLFPSDISNQYAQSGQFFVHKYDNPLPQSSCGSVLCHISVTKWCDASGYNSSSTERKERCARLTGDVAAYAVKLLNDWFSGQFQATYQEPGTISGCMACHGTAYKDDVKAKMECTQCHKPNWAHPQTKVEQLSEVAFMFRLGQAYPNPFNPTTNIEFSIPKSCDVRLEVYDLSGKIVRRLIDGIRYEPGVYKVTWDGTDDHGNRVASGVYIYRMTAGNYTAAKKVVLAK, from the coding sequence ATGAAAGGGAAATTAACACGTAAAAAATTTCTTGAACTCACAACAAAAGGGGCAATCGGAACTGCACTTGCGGTTTCAGCTGTTAAGTTGTCAAAAGCTGAAACTAAACAAACTTGGCCCTACCCATATCAACAACTTGACCCAGAGTATGTAAGAAAACTTGGACATCAATTCTATTGGACAGGAAAGGGTTGTTCCTACGGGGCATTTCACGCGATTGTGAAAGCATTGGCTGAAAAAATTGGCGAACCATTTTCATCCTTTCCAACCGATATGCTAATCTTTGGGCATGGTGGAGTTGCGGGATGGGGCGGAACTTGCGGAGCGTTGATAGGAGCTGCTGCTGCAATTCAGCTTGTTTGTGACAAAACAACCGCTGATAAACTAATCCATGAGCTTCAAGGTTGGTATACCCAAACGCTCTTCCCGTCGGACATAAGCAACCAATATGCCCAAAGTGGACAATTTTTCGTTCATAAATATGATAATCCACTACCTCAATCAAGTTGCGGTTCTGTGCTCTGCCATATTTCAGTGACCAAATGGTGCGACGCCTCGGGTTATAACTCAAGCTCAACTGAAAGAAAAGAAAGATGCGCTCGCTTAACTGGAGATGTTGCTGCTTACGCTGTAAAACTTTTGAACGACTGGTTCTCGGGTCAATTCCAAGCAACATATCAAGAACCGGGTACAATCTCCGGCTGCATGGCTTGCCATGGGACGGCTTATAAAGATGATGTGAAAGCAAAGATGGAATGCACCCAATGCCATAAACCGAACTGGGCTCACCCCCAAACCAAAGTTGAGCAACTCTCAGAGGTCGCATTTATGTTCCGCCTCGGTCAAGCATATCCAAATCCATTTAATCCAACAACAAACATTGAATTTTCAATACCGAAATCATGTGATGTTCGGCTTGAAGTCTATGACTTGAGCGGAAAGATAGTAAGACGCTTAATTGATGGCATAAGATATGAACCCGGCGTTTATAAAGTAACTTGGGATGGAACGGATGACCACGGAAATCGTGTAGCAAGTGGAGTTTACATCTATAGAATGACCGCTGGAAATTACACAGCAGCTAAAAAGGTTGTTTTAGCAAAGTAA
- a CDS encoding aminotransferase class I/II-fold pyridoxal phosphate-dependent enzyme, with product MGLYPYFQPIYENYGPIVKMDGREIVMAGSNNYLGLTTDPRVKEAAIEAIKKYGTGCSGSRYLNGTLDIHIKLEEQLAEFVGKEAALLFSTGFQTNQGAIVPLIGKDEYVLSDKDNHASIVQGTLISKGLWGSDVLVRYRHNDMQHLEEVISKLPLEAGKLIVTDGVFSMSGNIVNLPELVRIARKYNARIMLDDAHGLGVLGKGGRGTANHFGLDSEVDIIMGTFSKSFASLGGFIAGEKPVIDYIKHHSPALIFSASMTPAQVAAVLKALEIIKSEPERIERLHYNANKVRRELKNLGFRVLDGQTPIVPVVIGEDLLTFKFWRLLFDNGVFVNAVISPAVPQGMQLLRLSFMATHEDKHLDIVIEKFEKVGKELALID from the coding sequence ATGGGGCTTTATCCTTATTTCCAGCCGATTTATGAGAATTACGGTCCGATTGTTAAGATGGACGGTCGGGAGATAGTTATGGCTGGCTCAAACAATTACCTCGGCTTGACAACAGACCCTCGCGTTAAAGAAGCAGCAATTGAAGCAATTAAAAAATATGGAACTGGATGCTCGGGGTCAAGATATTTAAACGGGACGCTTGATATTCATATCAAACTTGAAGAGCAACTTGCTGAGTTTGTCGGGAAAGAAGCGGCTCTTCTTTTCAGCACTGGCTTTCAAACAAATCAAGGCGCAATTGTTCCGTTGATCGGAAAAGATGAATATGTTTTATCAGACAAGGATAATCACGCAAGCATAGTTCAGGGAACCTTGATATCAAAGGGTTTGTGGGGTAGTGATGTTTTAGTTAGGTATAGGCACAACGATATGCAACATCTTGAGGAAGTCATCTCAAAACTTCCTCTTGAAGCTGGCAAATTGATAGTCACTGATGGGGTTTTCAGTATGAGTGGGAACATAGTTAATTTGCCAGAGCTTGTCAGAATAGCTCGCAAGTATAACGCGAGAATAATGCTTGACGATGCTCACGGGCTTGGGGTCCTTGGCAAGGGTGGACGCGGAACCGCGAATCATTTCGGGCTTGATAGTGAAGTTGATATTATAATGGGAACTTTCAGTAAAAGTTTCGCCTCTTTGGGTGGTTTCATAGCTGGTGAAAAGCCAGTGATTGATTACATTAAGCATCACTCCCCTGCTTTAATTTTCAGTGCAAGTATGACCCCGGCACAAGTCGCTGCTGTTTTGAAAGCACTTGAGATAATAAAGTCCGAACCAGAAAGAATTGAACGACTTCATTACAATGCAAATAAGGTAAGACGTGAGCTGAAGAACCTTGGTTTTAGAGTACTTGACGGGCAGACACCGATAGTCCCGGTCGTCATAGGTGAGGACCTATTGACATTTAAGTTTTGGAGATTACTTTTTGATAACGGCGTTTTTGTCAATGCGGTCATAAGTCCAGCGGTCCCACAAGGGATGCAACTTTTAAGGTTAAGCTTTATGGCAACTCATGAGGATAAGCACCTTGACATAGTAATTGAAAAATTTGAAAAGGTTGGGAAAGAACTAGCTTTGATTGATTAA
- a CDS encoding dihydroorotase codes for MKILFKNARIINPAQKLDEIADILIVDGKIEKIGKIEENENFQVYDFTNKIISPGFIDMHVHLREPGFEHKETIKTGIEAGANGGFTALCCMPNTNPTADDPSVIEYVKKKSKEALGGIVDVYPIGAITKRIEGLELAPIAELVEAGAIAFSDDGNCVQNSSVMRKAFEYISMFDKAIIQHCEDKTLSGNGLANEGYWSTILGLTPYPDISEEIILYRDLRLLSYLKPKIKKEKYHIAHISSRGSIELLKKFKDAGLNITAEVTPHHLLLTDEDIWKSNYDTNLKVNPPLKSGDDVDALVEALKDGTIDAIASDHAPHAPEEKESDFASAPFGIIGLETTVGLILSEFVNKGIITIHKMIELLSINPRKILGLEPVKISEGEKANLTLLDPNLEWIVDERKFKSKSKNSPFIGWKLKGKPLGIINNGKVFWSSL; via the coding sequence ATGAAAATTCTTTTCAAAAACGCACGCATAATAAACCCTGCACAAAAACTTGATGAGATTGCGGACATTCTCATAGTTGACGGAAAAATTGAAAAAATAGGTAAAATTGAGGAAAACGAAAATTTTCAGGTCTATGACTTCACCAACAAGATAATTTCGCCTGGATTTATTGACATGCATGTTCATTTGCGCGAACCCGGCTTTGAACATAAAGAAACAATTAAAACGGGGATTGAAGCTGGTGCGAATGGTGGATTTACAGCCCTTTGTTGTATGCCGAACACAAACCCAACAGCTGATGACCCAAGCGTAATTGAATATGTTAAGAAAAAATCAAAAGAAGCGCTCGGTGGAATCGTTGATGTTTATCCCATCGGAGCGATAACAAAAAGAATTGAGGGACTGGAGCTCGCACCCATTGCTGAACTTGTTGAAGCTGGTGCAATTGCTTTCTCTGATGACGGAAACTGCGTCCAAAATTCAAGCGTTATGAGAAAAGCATTTGAATATATCAGCATGTTTGACAAAGCTATAATCCAGCACTGTGAAGATAAAACGCTTAGTGGAAATGGACTTGCTAATGAAGGATACTGGTCAACAATTTTAGGTTTAACTCCATATCCAGACATAAGCGAAGAAATAATTCTGTATCGCGACTTGAGATTGTTAAGTTATCTCAAACCAAAGATAAAGAAAGAAAAATATCACATCGCACATATAAGTAGCCGTGGCTCCATTGAACTTCTAAAAAAATTCAAAGATGCAGGTTTAAACATCACCGCTGAAGTTACCCCCCATCATTTACTTTTGACAGACGAAGATATCTGGAAATCCAACTATGACACAAATCTAAAAGTTAACCCACCTCTCAAAAGTGGAGACGATGTTGATGCCTTGGTTGAAGCTCTTAAAGACGGTACAATAGATGCGATCGCAAGCGACCACGCTCCGCATGCGCCCGAGGAAAAAGAATCCGACTTTGCTTCAGCTCCATTTGGAATTATAGGACTTGAAACAACCGTTGGATTAATTTTAAGTGAATTTGTAAATAAAGGGATAATCACAATCCATAAAATGATTGAGCTTTTAAGCATCAACCCGAGAAAAATTCTAGGTCTTGAACCAGTAAAAATAAGTGAAGGCGAGAAAGCAAATTTAACTTTGCTTGACCCAAATTTAGAATGGATTGTGGACGAAAGAAAATTCAAATCAAAATCAAAGAATTCCCCTTTCATCGGCTGGAAATTGAAAGGCAAACCCCTCGGAATAATAAACAACGGTAAAGTTTTTTGGTCATCACTTTGA
- a CDS encoding 4Fe-4S dicluster domain-containing protein has translation MQKYGILVDVTRCIGCYACEEACAERWGNPLTESHQLSAIQNTAVEDHNGVYLPRLCMHCEKPTCASVCPVGAFQKTNIGPVIYDATKCIGCRYCMQACPFNIPKYQWNKPNPRVTKCDMCYDRMKQGRVPACVEACPAEARVFGLKDDLIEEARRRIKENPEVYYPHIFGVKEVGGTSVLYIADRPMHKFGFNPNLPEIPLSHFTEQIMTKIPNYIFWGGTLLFGIWWITKRRNEVQKLQRKLKEMEEGNKKEDEK, from the coding sequence ATGCAAAAATATGGAATCCTTGTTGATGTAACTCGTTGTATAGGGTGCTATGCTTGTGAAGAAGCGTGTGCTGAACGCTGGGGTAATCCATTAACAGAGTCACACCAGCTTTCGGCTATTCAAAATACCGCTGTTGAAGACCATAATGGTGTTTACCTTCCACGTTTGTGCATGCATTGTGAGAAACCCACTTGCGCGTCTGTTTGTCCTGTTGGAGCTTTCCAAAAAACTAACATTGGACCTGTCATTTATGATGCAACGAAGTGTATTGGTTGTAGATATTGTATGCAGGCGTGTCCATTTAATATACCGAAGTATCAATGGAACAAACCTAACCCAAGGGTTACTAAGTGTGATATGTGTTATGATAGGATGAAGCAAGGAAGGGTTCCTGCCTGTGTAGAAGCATGCCCAGCAGAGGCAAGGGTTTTTGGTTTAAAAGATGATTTAATTGAAGAAGCAAGGAGAAGAATAAAGGAAAATCCCGAAGTTTATTATCCTCATATTTTCGGGGTCAAAGAAGTGGGTGGAACATCTGTGCTTTATATTGCCGATAGACCGATGCATAAGTTTGGCTTTAATCCAAACTTGCCCGAGATTCCACTCTCACACTTCACAGAACAGATTATGACTAAAATTCCAAACTATATCTTCTGGGGCGGAACTTTACTCTTTGGTATATGGTGGATAACGAAAAGAAGGAATGAAGTTCAAAAGCTACAACGCAAGCTAAAGGAGATGGAAGAAGGAAACAAAAAAGAGGATGAAAAATGA
- a CDS encoding aspartate carbamoyltransferase catalytic subunit: protein MPLKSRHLLGLEGMPKEDIELILNTAVSFKEVLERPIKKVPTLQGKTIVNLFFESSTRTRISFELAERRLSADVVNFTTAGSSIAKGETFKDTIKNIEAMKIDMVVIRHSSSGAAHFLTKIIDANVINAGDGTHEHPTQALLDIFTIREKLGKVQGINVCIVGDILHSRVARSNIFGLKTLGANVSVCGPETLIPKEIEKLGVEIYHNIEDVIPKVDVLNVLRLQLERQNSAFIPSLQEYHKHFGITREKLEKATKPILIMHPGPINRGVELSSDVADSEHSVILEQVTNGVAVRMAILYLLGTMGN, encoded by the coding sequence ATGCCTCTTAAGAGTCGCCATCTTCTGGGTCTTGAAGGTATGCCGAAGGAAGATATTGAACTCATTCTCAATACAGCGGTCTCATTTAAAGAAGTTCTTGAAAGACCCATTAAAAAAGTCCCAACCCTGCAAGGGAAAACCATTGTAAACTTATTTTTTGAGAGCTCAACGAGGACAAGGATTTCATTTGAACTTGCTGAGCGAAGATTATCAGCCGATGTCGTCAATTTCACAACCGCTGGAAGCAGCATAGCAAAGGGAGAAACCTTTAAGGATACGATTAAAAACATTGAAGCGATGAAAATTGACATGGTTGTGATAAGGCATTCATCTTCAGGTGCTGCACATTTTCTTACAAAGATAATTGATGCGAATGTCATAAACGCTGGAGATGGAACTCACGAACATCCAACCCAAGCCCTTCTTGACATATTCACAATAAGAGAGAAGCTCGGTAAAGTTCAAGGCATAAATGTCTGCATAGTTGGAGATATACTTCATAGTCGCGTTGCAAGGTCAAATATATTCGGTCTTAAAACGCTTGGGGCAAATGTTTCAGTATGCGGTCCAGAGACGCTAATACCAAAAGAGATTGAAAAACTCGGCGTTGAAATTTATCATAACATTGAAGATGTGATTCCAAAAGTTGATGTCTTAAATGTCCTACGACTCCAACTTGAAAGACAAAATTCTGCCTTCATCCCATCGCTTCAAGAATATCACAAACACTTTGGCATAACCCGGGAAAAGCTTGAAAAAGCAACGAAACCAATTCTGATAATGCACCCAGGACCGATAAATCGCGGAGTTGAACTATCTTCAGATGTAGCCGATAGTGAACATTCTGTCATACTTGAGCAAGTAACTAATGGTGTGGCTGTGAGAATGGCAATTCTTTATCTGCTTGGGACGATGGGAAATTAA
- a CDS encoding N-acetyltransferase has protein sequence MAIEIRRALTRKDILTFIKFPYQLYKNHPQWVPPLLIEQKDLVDIKKNPFYKHSEAEFFLAYKNGEVVGRIAAILNHNHNQFHNENIGFFGFFESVNDKEVSSRLFETVEKWAIKKGLDEIRGPVNPSTNDSCGILIEGFDKPPCVMMPYNYDYYPELCESYGFEKAKDLYSYYISQEMLTPKVMERLEKGVELVLKRRNAKIRQVDLKNFDEEVKKVKEVYNNAWSKNWGFVPLTDDEINHIAKGLKQIVVPEIALFAEVNDKPIGFSLSIPDINQALKHLNGRLFPFGIFKLIRYMKKITMIRVLIMGLIHEYRFSGIDAAFYYYTIKNGIALGYTAAELGWVLEDNEPMKRVAENLGSTPYKKYRIYTKKLK, from the coding sequence ATGGCAATTGAAATACGCCGGGCTTTGACCCGGAAAGATATTTTAACATTTATCAAATTCCCCTACCAACTCTACAAAAACCATCCCCAATGGGTCCCGCCACTTTTAATTGAACAAAAAGACCTTGTTGATATTAAAAAGAATCCGTTTTATAAACATAGCGAGGCGGAATTTTTCCTTGCTTACAAAAATGGTGAGGTTGTCGGAAGAATAGCTGCAATTTTAAATCACAATCATAATCAGTTTCATAACGAGAATATCGGTTTTTTTGGATTTTTTGAGAGCGTGAATGATAAAGAGGTATCTTCACGACTTTTTGAAACAGTTGAGAAATGGGCAATTAAAAAAGGTCTTGATGAGATAAGGGGTCCTGTAAATCCATCAACGAATGATTCTTGTGGTATTTTGATTGAAGGGTTTGACAAGCCACCCTGTGTTATGATGCCTTACAATTATGATTATTATCCTGAACTTTGCGAGAGTTATGGTTTTGAGAAAGCAAAGGATTTGTATTCCTATTACATTTCACAAGAGATGTTGACACCAAAAGTTATGGAAAGGCTTGAGAAAGGGGTTGAACTCGTCTTGAAAAGGAGAAATGCGAAAATACGACAAGTTGATTTGAAAAATTTTGATGAAGAGGTCAAAAAAGTTAAAGAGGTTTACAACAACGCCTGGAGTAAAAATTGGGGATTTGTTCCTCTAACGGACGATGAGATAAATCATATTGCAAAGGGCTTGAAACAAATAGTTGTCCCTGAAATCGCTCTTTTTGCCGAGGTGAACGACAAACCGATTGGTTTTTCGCTTTCAATTCCAGATATAAATCAAGCGTTGAAACATCTCAACGGAAGATTGTTCCCGTTTGGGATTTTCAAATTGATTAGATATATGAAAAAAATTACAATGATTCGCGTTCTGATAATGGGGTTAATTCACGAATACCGTTTCTCGGGGATAGATGCAGCGTTTTACTACTATACAATTAAAAATGGCATTGCTCTTGGTTACACTGCTGCTGAGCTTGGTTGGGTTCTTGAAGATAATGAACCGATGAAAAGAGTTGCAGAAAATTTGGGGTCAACCCCCTATAAAAAATACCGCATATACACAAAAAAACTCAAATAA
- a CDS encoding glycine cleavage system protein H — protein sequence MVALFVIATILVCLMIDYFVQRAERKREALIREVVLSPDSFILPRGYFFSKFHTWIELLFSGKIYIGVDDFIAKVLGRVDSIEVLPVGERVKSGDALFKIRQDGRELTFCSPISGKITAVNTEVLERPSEILEDPYLKGWIVMIEPDDIAVELKNLFVGSEASRWLRSELKRFREFISREAPRFSPTVEPTLADGGLIIKGVLEGFDNDVWEKFKREFIEFKN from the coding sequence ATGGTAGCACTTTTTGTAATAGCAACAATTTTGGTCTGTTTGATGATTGACTACTTTGTTCAAAGGGCTGAAAGAAAACGCGAAGCCCTTATTCGGGAGGTTGTATTAAGTCCCGATAGTTTTATTCTTCCAAGAGGTTACTTTTTTAGCAAGTTTCATACTTGGATTGAGCTTCTTTTCTCGGGTAAAATTTATATCGGCGTTGATGATTTTATAGCGAAGGTTCTAGGTAGGGTGGATTCAATTGAAGTTTTACCAGTTGGGGAAAGGGTAAAAAGTGGAGATGCCTTGTTTAAAATACGACAAGATGGGAGGGAGTTGACTTTTTGTTCGCCAATTAGCGGTAAGATTACAGCTGTAAATACTGAGGTTCTTGAAAGACCAAGTGAAATTTTGGAAGACCCGTATCTTAAAGGTTGGATCGTTATGATTGAGCCAGATGATATAGCAGTGGAATTGAAAAATCTTTTTGTGGGTAGTGAAGCGAGCCGATGGTTGAGGAGTGAGTTAAAAAGATTCAGGGAATTCATTAGCCGTGAAGCACCAAGGTTTTCTCCAACCGTTGAACCAACGCTTGCTGACGGTGGACTTATTATCAAAGGTGTCTTAGAGGGATTTGATAACGATGTATGGGAAAAATTCAAGAGGGAATTTATTGAGTTTAAAAATTAA
- the pyrR gene encoding bifunctional pyr operon transcriptional regulator/uracil phosphoribosyltransferase PyrR, with product MRVKEKIMDENDIERTLNRLAHEIIERNKGTKNIAIVGIRTRGEFLAKRLAEKISKIEKTQIPVGVLDITFYRDDVRLKLRQPEVKTTEINFTIDDKDIILVDDVLFTGRTVRAALDELIDFGRPKTVQLVVLIDRGNRELPIQPDFVGKKIKTNLNEEVKVSLREVDGEDSVLLIEHD from the coding sequence ATGCGGGTGAAGGAAAAAATCATGGATGAAAACGATATTGAAAGAACTTTAAACCGCCTAGCTCACGAAATAATAGAAAGAAACAAAGGCACGAAAAACATCGCCATCGTAGGAATAAGGACAAGAGGTGAATTTTTAGCTAAACGTCTGGCGGAAAAAATCTCAAAAATTGAAAAAACACAAATCCCCGTCGGCGTCCTTGATATAACATTCTACAGAGATGATGTCCGACTAAAATTAAGACAGCCAGAGGTTAAAACAACAGAAATAAATTTCACAATTGACGACAAAGACATAATACTTGTTGACGATGTGTTATTTACTGGAAGAACCGTAAGAGCTGCGCTTGATGAGTTGATTGATTTTGGCAGACCCAAAACGGTTCAACTTGTCGTTTTGATAGATCGCGGTAACAGGGAACTCCCAATTCAACCCGATTTTGTCGGTAAAAAAATTAAAACGAACTTAAACGAGGAGGTAAAGGTAAGCCTACGAGAAGTGGACGGAGAGGACTCCGTCCTCTTAATTGAACACGATTAA
- a CDS encoding ABC transporter permease translates to MNIEDTILSAYHSIKSNPMRSFLTILGIIIGVAAVIAMVAVGQGAQYSVQKQIESLGTNVLVVFPGAQTQTGRVRMEAGFTSRLTIEDVEAIKTQCDAVAFATPIVRTMSQVIYGNNNWRTGIYGVNTDYFQIRAWGLSAGNYFTEQDVKAGAKVCVIGQTVKNALFGDEEDPVGKIIRIRNVPVKVVGVLEPKGQNVMGQDQDDIIVAPYTTVMSRLSRFFFIGSILVSAVNQSLIPVAQQQITQVLREKHKIQPWQEDDFTVRTQTEIASAAEETSRIMTILLGSIASVSLIVGGIGVMNIMLVSVTERTREIGIRISVGARKRDILFQFLLESVVLTATGGIFGIILGVVLSKIISGFAGWPVFISVGAILLAFGFSAGVGIFFGFYPARKAANLNPVEALRYE, encoded by the coding sequence ATGAATATTGAAGATACAATCCTTTCAGCATATCACTCAATAAAGAGCAACCCGATGCGCTCTTTTTTGACGATTCTTGGGATAATAATCGGTGTTGCAGCTGTAATAGCTATGGTCGCTGTCGGTCAAGGTGCTCAATATTCCGTTCAGAAACAGATTGAGTCCCTTGGGACGAATGTTCTCGTTGTATTTCCAGGAGCTCAAACGCAAACGGGAAGGGTCAGAATGGAAGCTGGCTTCACAAGTAGATTAACTATAGAAGATGTTGAAGCGATAAAAACACAATGCGATGCGGTTGCATTTGCAACTCCTATAGTCAGAACGATGAGTCAAGTTATCTACGGAAACAACAATTGGCGTACTGGAATTTACGGGGTGAATACGGATTATTTTCAGATAAGGGCTTGGGGACTTTCGGCTGGGAATTATTTTACCGAACAAGATGTGAAAGCAGGGGCAAAAGTTTGCGTCATAGGACAAACGGTTAAAAATGCACTTTTTGGCGATGAAGAAGACCCCGTTGGAAAAATAATAAGAATAAGAAACGTCCCAGTTAAAGTTGTTGGCGTCCTTGAACCAAAAGGTCAAAATGTTATGGGACAAGATCAAGATGATATAATTGTTGCGCCATACACAACCGTAATGTCGCGACTTTCAAGATTTTTCTTCATCGGATCAATCCTCGTTTCAGCTGTAAATCAAAGTTTAATCCCGGTTGCACAACAGCAAATCACCCAAGTGTTAAGAGAAAAACATAAAATTCAACCTTGGCAAGAAGACGATTTTACCGTTAGAACGCAAACCGAAATCGCCTCAGCTGCAGAGGAGACCTCAAGGATTATGACCATTTTACTTGGAAGCATTGCCTCGGTTTCTTTAATAGTTGGCGGTATCGGTGTGATGAACATTATGCTCGTCTCTGTGACAGAAAGGACAAGAGAAATCGGCATAAGAATTTCAGTTGGGGCAAGGAAAAGAGATATACTTTTCCAGTTTTTACTTGAATCTGTTGTTTTAACTGCTACAGGCGGAATTTTCGGTATAATTTTGGGGGTGGTTCTTTCAAAGATAATATCAGGTTTTGCTGGCTGGCCTGTTTTCATTTCAGTTGGAGCGATTCTCCTTGCATTTGGATTTTCAGCTGGGGTTGGGATTTTCTTCGGTTTTTATCCCGC
- a CDS encoding branched-chain amino acid transaminase codes for MPLPKVEKIWMNGKFVNWDDAKIHVLSHVIHYGTSWFEGIRCYNTKKGSAVFRLREHLRRLYDSVKIYRAEIPYTLDELMQAVIETIKVNKLKACYIRPIVFRGYYELGVNPLNCPIDVVIAVWEWGKYLGEEAIKNGVDVKVSSWRRPAPDTLPMMAKVGANYMNSQLIRMEAVVDGYAEGIALDYHGFVSEGSGENVFIVKDGVIYTPFISTGILPGITRMSVIQIAKDLGFEVREALIPREMLYIADEIFMTGTATEITPVVSVDRIKIGCGKPGEVTKAIQGAFFDIVENGNDKYGWLTWVE; via the coding sequence ATGCCACTACCAAAAGTAGAGAAGATCTGGATGAATGGAAAATTTGTCAATTGGGATGATGCAAAAATCCATGTTCTGTCCCATGTCATTCACTATGGGACAAGTTGGTTTGAAGGCATAAGATGCTATAACACGAAAAAAGGTTCGGCGGTTTTTCGCCTTAGAGAACATCTGAGGCGACTTTATGATTCAGTGAAAATTTACAGGGCTGAAATTCCTTACACACTTGATGAACTCATGCAAGCTGTTATTGAGACAATCAAGGTTAACAAATTGAAAGCGTGTTATATTCGTCCGATAGTGTTTCGCGGTTATTATGAGCTTGGTGTTAATCCGCTGAATTGTCCAATTGATGTAGTCATAGCTGTTTGGGAGTGGGGTAAATATCTTGGAGAGGAAGCAATAAAAAATGGTGTTGATGTTAAAGTTTCAAGCTGGCGAAGACCTGCGCCCGATACACTGCCTATGATGGCAAAGGTTGGGGCAAACTATATGAACTCTCAACTTATCAGAATGGAGGCGGTTGTAGATGGATATGCAGAGGGAATTGCGCTTGATTATCATGGTTTTGTAAGTGAAGGAAGCGGTGAAAATGTTTTCATAGTTAAGGATGGTGTAATTTACACGCCATTTATTTCAACTGGGATATTGCCCGGGATAACACGGATGTCTGTAATTCAAATTGCTAAAGACCTCGGCTTTGAGGTCCGTGAAGCGCTTATACCGAGGGAGATGCTTTATATCGCCGATGAAATTTTTATGACTGGAACAGCAACTGAAATAACCCCTGTTGTAAGTGTTGATAGAATTAAAATTGGATGTGGAAAGCCAGGTGAGGTGACAAAGGCAATTCAAGGCGCTTTCTTTGACATAGTAGAAAATGGAAACGATAAATATGGATGGTTAACTTGGGTTGAATAA